The following coding sequences are from one Triticum dicoccoides isolate Atlit2015 ecotype Zavitan chromosome 4A, WEW_v2.0, whole genome shotgun sequence window:
- the LOC119288764 gene encoding LOB domain-containing protein 1-like has translation MDYSNEATITAAAQPYGRSMSPPSRVSSCSPPPVFPLMGNAPSSPPTIVLSPCAACKVLRRRCADGCMLAPYFPPTGPAKFTTAHRVFGASNIIKLLQDLPESSRADAVSSMVYEAEARLRDPVYGCAGTVCRLQKEANELKVDLARAQADLLSIQTQHANLLALVCVEFAANHRGDQQLHQPPPLGDQLNGIGGSGGGAMYQPLYNSDFDSAPWEEARQLWT, from the exons ATGGACTACAGCAACGAGGCCACGATCACCGCCGCGGCGCAACCTTACGGCCGctccatgtcgccgccgtcgcgcGTGTCGTCGTGCTCGCCGCCCCCTGTATTTCCGCTGATGGGGAacgcgccgtcgtcgccgccgaccATCGTCCTCAGCCCGTGCGCGGCGTGCAAGGTCCTCCGCCGCCGCTGCGCCGACGGCTGCATGCTGGCGCCCTACTTCCCGCCGACCGGGCCCGCCAAGTTCACCACCGCCCACCGCGTCTTCGGTGCCAGCAACATCATCAAGCTCCTCCAG GATTTGCCGGAGAGCTCGCGGGCAGACGCGGTGAGCAGCATGGTGTACGAGGCGGAGGCGCGGCTGCGGGACCCAGTGTACGGGTGCGCCGGGACGGTGTGCCGGCTGCAGAAGGAAGCCAACGAGCTCAAGGTGGACCTGGCGCGGGCGCAGGCCGACCTCCTAAGCATCCAGACACAGCACGCCAACCTCCTCGCCCTCGTCTGCGTCGAGTTTGCTGCCAATCACCGAGGCGACCAGCAGCTGCACCAGCCACCGCCACTGGGCGACCAGCTGAACGGCATCGGTggtagcggcggcggcgccatGTACCAACCGCTATACAACTCGGACTTCGACTCCGCGCCGTGGGAAGAGGCCCGGCAGCTCTGGACCTGA